One stretch of Arachis hypogaea cultivar Tifrunner chromosome 20, arahy.Tifrunner.gnm2.J5K5, whole genome shotgun sequence DNA includes these proteins:
- the LOC112785946 gene encoding uncharacterized protein, giving the protein MGATPFHCSILEVRLSKHFDKPTDMRYDGTQDPLEHLTAFEARMNLEGVGDEVRCRAFLVTLAGPAIRWFNNLPQGSVTRFSDISHAFLAQFTTRIAKAKHPINLLGVTQRAGEPTRKYLDRFNDECLEIDGLTDSVASLCLTNGLLNEDFRKHLTTKPVWTMQEIQCVAKEYINDEEVSRVVAANKRQPPYNQTRHYEGGERQKEHARDGGPSKAPKPFPRVGKFTNYTVPITEVYQQIAEKGILSRPRPLKDRTGGNKSLYCEYHKGYRHKTQDYFDLKDALDQAIRDGKLAEFSHLIREPRRRNHDHEGEDRPQATRRCQEPEADDHGLTVVNVATARNSAPRSRSAQKKDAKVLAVSSSPTRSSRGLPSISFGPEDQWFDEVPESPPMVITVRVGTGLVKRILVDTWADSNIMFRNVFDALGLRDADLATHQHAYNVILGRKTINDLGAAISTKLLVMKFITDDGSVGSIRGDLETAVACDHASLSLRKKSKEASGAFLADLDARIDDKPRPEPEGDLEKFRVGDGEEKFTFINRNLPHELKEWK; this is encoded by the exons ATGGGAGCGACCCCATTCCACTGTTCCATACTCGAGGTCCGGCTGTCAAAACActttgacaagccaacggacatgaggtacgatggaacGCAAGACCCACTGGAACACctcacggccttcgaggccaggatgaacctagagGGAGTGGGAGACGAGGTAAGGTGCCGCGCTTTCCTGGTCACCCTCGCGGGACCTGCAATACGGTGGTTCAATAACCTCCCGCAGGGCTCGGTAACCCGCTTCTCCGACATCAGCCATGCCTTCCTGGCTCAGTTCACGACCAGAATTGCCAAAGCCAAGCACCCGATCAATTTGCTGGGGGTGACCCAAAGAGCCGGGGAGCCGACCAGGAAATACCTAGAtcgcttcaacgacgaatgcttggaaaTCGACGGGCTGACGGACTCGGTGGCGAGCTTATGCTTGACTAACGGGCTCTTGAACGAGGACTTCAGGAAGCACCTCACCACAAAGCCAGTatggacaatgcaggagatccaatGCGTCGCTAAGGAGTATATTAATGACGAAGAAGTCAGCCGGGTCGTAGCTGCCAACAAACGGCAACCCCCCTACAACCAAACCCGCCACTACGAGGGTGgagaaagacaaaaggaacacgcCAGGGACGGCGGTCCGAGTAAGGCGCCAAAGCCATTTCCTCGTGTAGGGAAATTCACCAACTACACGGTACCAATCACGGAAGTTTATCAACAGATAGCCGAGAAGGGGATACTGTCGAGACCCCGACCTCTGAAGGACAGAACTGGGGGAAACAAAAGCCTTTACTGCGAATATCACAAGGGATACaggcacaagacccaagactaTTTCGACCTAAAGGATGCCCTGGATCAAGCAATTAGGGACGGAAAGCTTGCCGAATTCTCCCACCTCATAAGGGAGCCGAGGAGACGGAATCACGATCACGAGGGCGAGGACAGGCCCCAGGCGACAAGACGATGCCAAGAACCAGAGGCGGACGACCACGGTCTCACGGTGGTGAACGTGGCAACAGCGAGGAATTCCGCCCCGAGGTCGAGATCGGCACAGAAGAAAGATGCCAAAGTCCTGGCTGTCTCCTCCTCACCCACGAGAAGTTCCCGgggactcccatccatctccttcgGCCCCGaagaccaatggttcgacgaggTACCGGAAAGtccccccatggtcatcacggtcAGAGTCGGAACCGGCCTCGTCAAAAGGATCCTAGTGGATACATGGGCGGACTCGAACATTATGTTTCGCAACGTTTTTGATGCCTTGGGACTGCGTGACGCCGACCTAgcgacccaccagcacg CCTACAACGTCATCCTAGGGAGAAAAACCATCAACGACCTTGGGGCAGCGATTAGTACGAAGCTGCTCGTAATGAAGTTCATTACGGATGACGGATCCGTAGGATCCATCAGAGGGGActtggaaacggcagtcgcttgcgaccaCGCCAGCCTCTCTCTCAGGAAAAAGTCCAAAGAAGCTTCAGGGGCCTTCCTTGCTGACCTGGATGCCAGAATAGACGACAAGCCTAGGCCCGAGCCAGAGGGGGACTTGGAAAAATTTAGGGTCGGTGACGGGGAGGAGAAGTTCACATTCATAAACAGAAATCTCCCCCATGAACTAAAGGAATGGAAATGA